A part of Terriglobus roseus genomic DNA contains:
- a CDS encoding DUF4230 domain-containing protein has translation MADEPVVDEERWRQYQVAREQRIAYKEKPRSRVGAVLLGLLIFFVLGGAGAVWLLRHVGNNDAAGKVASYLLGGRETFNTSAPDVVNQIQRLNRLETVSYSVDTVVEGKHQNTVLPDLLFGDRLILVVHGQVIAGVDLSQLKPEQVKVDGRSVTVDLPPSQIFTTKIDTSKTKVFARTTGLLVQADPSLEMNTQKMAETQILQAASNDGILDTARANARLGMESLLRGLGFNQVTVH, from the coding sequence ATGGCAGACGAACCTGTAGTGGATGAGGAACGGTGGCGCCAGTACCAAGTGGCGCGGGAACAGCGGATTGCATACAAAGAGAAGCCCAGGAGCCGCGTGGGCGCGGTTCTGCTGGGGCTGCTGATCTTCTTTGTGCTGGGTGGTGCGGGCGCAGTGTGGCTGCTGCGTCACGTTGGCAACAACGATGCTGCCGGTAAGGTGGCGAGTTATCTGCTGGGTGGTCGCGAGACGTTTAATACCAGCGCGCCGGATGTGGTGAATCAGATTCAGCGGCTGAACCGGCTGGAGACGGTGAGCTACTCCGTGGATACGGTGGTTGAGGGTAAGCACCAAAATACGGTGTTGCCGGACCTGCTGTTTGGCGACCGGCTGATCCTGGTGGTGCATGGGCAGGTGATTGCCGGGGTTGATCTGTCGCAGTTGAAACCGGAGCAGGTGAAGGTGGATGGGCGGTCGGTAACGGTGGACCTGCCTCCTTCGCAGATCTTCACAACGAAGATTGATACGTCGAAGACGAAGGTGTTTGCGCGGACGACCGGGCTGCTGGTGCAGGCGGACCCGAGCCTGGAGATGAATACGCAGAAGATGGCGGAGACGCAGATTCTGCAGGCAGCTTCGAATGACGGCATTCTCGACACGGCGAGGGCGAATGCGAGGTTGGGCATGGAAAGCCTGTTGCGCGGCTTGGGATTCAATCAGGTGACGGTGCATTAG
- a CDS encoding TCR/Tet family MFS transporter, which translates to MLPQIAATTLFAVSVEFFFMARARLLIFFVVVLDAMGIGIVFPTLPELLRVLMHGVGDPARGYGYLLSAYALSMFFASPVLGALSDRFGRRPVLLLSLLGTAFDDLMMGLAPTLWVLYAARILAGFSGANLTVANAYLADITPEEERSGAFGKMNACFGVGFIAGPVLGGIAGMYSLRAPFFLAAALNIVGAVLAVFVLPESRKVTDAKRITLAQLNPFASLRNVFRLHGIAPMLYVFCTMDMVGQVPSVLWVIYGNSRFGWTPFVVGVSFAVFGLLHAIFQSILPERFQRWVGERGSMLAGIVADTVGYGLYSIASTTLAAFSILPLLCLGGIALPSVQSMLSRSVDESRQGELQGVLTSLNSLIAVGGPVVASSLYSLARTRIPQYPGAIWLAPVLLYVPCVAMLLWWRGQRKSAEASLV; encoded by the coding sequence ATGCTGCCGCAGATTGCGGCGACCACGTTGTTTGCAGTGAGTGTGGAGTTTTTCTTTATGGCGCGAGCCCGCCTTCTTATCTTCTTTGTTGTTGTTCTGGATGCCATGGGCATCGGCATTGTGTTTCCTACTTTGCCCGAACTGCTGCGTGTGCTGATGCACGGCGTGGGTGATCCTGCCCGTGGATATGGCTACCTGCTGTCCGCGTATGCGTTGAGTATGTTCTTTGCTTCGCCTGTGCTGGGTGCGTTGAGCGATCGTTTTGGACGCAGGCCGGTGCTGCTTCTATCCCTGTTAGGCACTGCGTTTGACGACCTGATGATGGGCTTGGCGCCGACGCTGTGGGTCCTGTATGCGGCGCGTATCCTTGCTGGTTTTTCCGGTGCGAACCTTACCGTTGCCAATGCTTACCTGGCGGACATTACGCCGGAAGAAGAACGTTCTGGTGCGTTCGGCAAGATGAATGCCTGCTTTGGTGTGGGCTTCATTGCCGGGCCGGTGTTGGGCGGCATTGCAGGCATGTATTCGTTGCGTGCACCGTTTTTTCTGGCGGCTGCTTTGAACATTGTGGGCGCGGTGTTGGCGGTGTTTGTGTTGCCGGAGTCAAGGAAGGTGACGGATGCGAAGCGGATCACGCTGGCGCAGTTGAATCCGTTTGCTTCGTTGCGCAACGTGTTTCGTCTGCACGGCATTGCGCCCATGCTGTATGTGTTTTGCACCATGGACATGGTGGGACAGGTGCCATCGGTGCTGTGGGTGATCTATGGCAACAGCCGGTTTGGATGGACGCCATTTGTAGTGGGGGTGTCGTTTGCCGTGTTCGGACTGCTGCATGCGATCTTTCAATCGATACTGCCGGAACGTTTTCAGCGTTGGGTGGGAGAACGAGGCAGCATGCTTGCTGGCATTGTGGCGGATACGGTGGGTTATGGGTTGTACTCCATCGCTTCAACGACGCTGGCTGCGTTCTCGATTCTTCCGCTGCTGTGCCTGGGTGGGATTGCGTTGCCTTCGGTGCAGTCAATGTTGTCGCGCAGTGTAGATGAGTCTCGTCAGGGTGAGTTGCAGGGGGTGTTGACGAGCCTGAACAGCCTGATTGCAGTGGGTGGGCCGGTGGTGGCTTCCAGTTTGTATTCTTTGGCGCGGACGCGGATTCCGCAGTATCCAGGTGCTATCTGGCTTGCGCCGGTGTTGCTGTATGTGCCTTGCGTCGCGATGTTGCTGTGGTGGCGCGGACAGCGAAAATCGGCTGAGGCTTCGTTGGTTTAA
- a CDS encoding DUF2339 domain-containing protein, translating to MESFVVIVAAAFLLFIVMVIWAISRIATLRGTQDKVQQLENEVNRLGRHLASLETHITQTAAKASPREEPAPKPSLLTETVAPISPPPPPRRTITPPLSAPIAPQRPTPPPPVRVPQPQPVRLETPAAEPIPSPKRSISLEERLGQNWLNKLGIVTLVTGLALLLGYQLRTLGPLGKSIMGILLSVAILATGLLLERRERYRIFARAAIGGGWALLFFVTFALFHIPAMQVLHSQAIDLVLMLTVATAMVLHSLRYRSQVVTSLAFLLGFFTVAISHVTVFSLVAGAILAAGLVAVAFRERWFVMVLGGLTAVYLTHFIWLQRVLPDGAQPGHTFPQFLPSAALLLFYWLLFRAFYILRVPDNERDRACATINVLLNSAGLLTLLKYQSSHPEWAFYGLLALGAAELVMAFLARRRHHDAFVTLSCIGSLFLLASIPFHFAGASWPLAWLLEAEMLFITGLALRETVFRRLGLLSAFAAIGQLFVQCAAPIFEARQLAPDANHHAALAMVFGCAAFVTWFNAEYAVRRWPSVSQHNIDRNALRVLSYLATLCAAVALWMPLAGAWTILSWLALTLSLALVADRLRSADLAQQSELLGLATLARMAIINFAQWSHFSHTTNTLILLSSSALLYLHMRRRQPSHLVQLSQIEAVYAWPATTLLATLAWYALQPAAIGIAWCVLGVTLLELGLATRKAFFRQQGFVLLTASFVRLFFINIALAPAPRAYTMLPLAAIFAYVYQRMYSREQQNPTDRMAGEAHAWFALTTVATLLYVTLRPEWVSIGGALLAVTLLALARMLRRPLFTAQAITMILLTAARTLAFNIISAEPLSAHGTEGRIFTVGITCALLFAALPIAFSLRKQQAEASTEQPAWMQPMHHPEQLFFFAPLTLLFAWIPMQLRAGMITVGWSTLGLLTFLVALAVKERSFRLAGLGVLLVGLGKIVVIDIWNAAPMDRYITLIVMGAALLLVSFLYSRYRETILELL from the coding sequence GTGGAATCCTTCGTAGTCATCGTCGCAGCCGCATTCTTGCTGTTCATCGTGATGGTCATCTGGGCAATCTCCCGGATTGCAACTCTTCGCGGCACTCAGGACAAGGTCCAGCAGTTAGAGAACGAGGTGAACCGCCTCGGTCGCCACCTTGCATCGCTGGAAACTCACATCACACAAACGGCCGCCAAAGCCTCACCCCGCGAAGAGCCGGCACCCAAACCTTCTCTCTTGACGGAGACGGTCGCACCCATCAGTCCGCCACCACCACCGCGCCGCACAATCACACCACCGCTCTCAGCCCCAATAGCACCACAGCGGCCGACACCACCGCCGCCTGTAAGAGTTCCCCAACCGCAACCAGTGCGATTGGAAACGCCCGCCGCAGAGCCAATCCCCTCCCCAAAGCGCTCCATCTCGCTGGAAGAGCGCCTCGGCCAGAACTGGCTGAACAAACTCGGCATCGTCACCCTCGTCACAGGTCTGGCTCTGCTGCTCGGCTATCAACTGCGCACACTCGGCCCTCTTGGCAAGAGCATCATGGGCATCCTGCTCTCCGTCGCAATTCTGGCCACCGGCCTTCTGCTCGAACGCCGTGAGCGCTACCGCATCTTCGCCCGTGCTGCCATCGGCGGCGGATGGGCCTTGCTGTTCTTCGTTACATTCGCCCTCTTCCATATCCCTGCCATGCAGGTGTTGCACTCACAGGCAATCGATCTTGTGCTGATGCTCACCGTCGCCACCGCAATGGTTCTCCACTCGCTGCGCTACCGTTCGCAGGTCGTCACCAGCCTCGCATTCCTGTTAGGTTTCTTCACCGTCGCCATCAGCCATGTCACCGTCTTCAGTCTTGTCGCAGGAGCCATCCTGGCTGCGGGATTAGTCGCTGTCGCCTTCCGTGAACGCTGGTTTGTCATGGTGCTTGGCGGACTCACTGCTGTCTATCTAACGCACTTCATCTGGCTGCAGCGCGTTTTACCAGATGGCGCACAACCCGGCCACACCTTCCCGCAATTCCTTCCCAGCGCAGCTCTGCTGCTCTTCTACTGGCTGTTGTTCCGCGCCTTTTACATCCTCCGCGTTCCCGACAACGAACGCGACCGCGCATGCGCAACCATCAATGTCCTGCTCAACTCCGCGGGCCTGCTCACGTTGCTCAAGTACCAGTCCTCACATCCGGAATGGGCTTTCTACGGCCTGCTGGCTCTTGGCGCCGCGGAACTCGTCATGGCATTCCTCGCACGTCGCCGTCATCACGACGCGTTCGTCACTCTGTCCTGCATCGGATCGCTCTTCCTGTTAGCTTCCATTCCCTTCCACTTCGCGGGTGCCAGCTGGCCGCTGGCGTGGCTGCTGGAAGCGGAGATGCTCTTCATCACCGGCCTTGCATTGCGTGAAACCGTATTCCGCCGTCTGGGTTTGCTGTCGGCCTTCGCTGCCATCGGCCAACTCTTCGTTCAGTGCGCTGCGCCCATCTTTGAAGCGCGACAGTTAGCTCCAGACGCAAACCACCATGCCGCTCTCGCAATGGTCTTCGGCTGTGCCGCATTCGTCACTTGGTTCAACGCAGAATATGCAGTTCGCCGTTGGCCCAGCGTCTCTCAACACAACATCGACCGCAACGCACTGCGCGTTCTGAGTTACCTTGCAACACTCTGCGCAGCCGTTGCCCTGTGGATGCCTCTCGCAGGAGCATGGACAATCCTGTCGTGGCTCGCACTGACTCTGAGCCTTGCGCTCGTGGCAGATCGTCTGCGCTCCGCAGATCTCGCTCAACAATCTGAGTTGCTGGGTCTGGCCACATTGGCACGCATGGCCATCATCAACTTCGCGCAGTGGAGCCACTTCAGCCACACCACCAACACGCTGATCCTGCTCTCCTCTTCCGCATTGCTTTACCTGCACATGCGTCGTCGTCAACCATCGCATCTTGTGCAGTTGTCGCAAATCGAAGCGGTCTACGCATGGCCTGCAACCACGCTGCTGGCAACGTTAGCGTGGTACGCACTTCAGCCTGCTGCCATCGGCATCGCATGGTGCGTGCTGGGAGTCACTCTGCTGGAGCTAGGCCTTGCCACACGCAAAGCCTTCTTCCGCCAACAGGGATTCGTCTTGCTCACAGCAAGCTTCGTACGCCTGTTCTTCATCAACATCGCTTTGGCTCCCGCGCCACGCGCTTACACCATGCTCCCATTGGCTGCCATCTTCGCGTATGTCTACCAGCGCATGTACAGCCGTGAGCAACAAAACCCGACAGACCGCATGGCCGGGGAAGCTCATGCATGGTTCGCCCTCACAACCGTTGCAACACTGCTCTACGTCACCCTGCGTCCAGAATGGGTCTCTATCGGTGGCGCACTGCTCGCGGTAACGCTGCTTGCACTCGCTCGTATGCTTCGTCGTCCACTCTTTACTGCGCAGGCCATAACCATGATCCTGCTCACAGCAGCACGCACATTAGCCTTCAACATCATCTCCGCAGAGCCGTTATCAGCACACGGAACAGAAGGCCGCATCTTCACCGTAGGAATAACCTGCGCACTCCTGTTCGCTGCACTGCCCATTGCGTTCTCGTTGCGCAAACAGCAAGCAGAAGCCTCCACAGAACAACCTGCATGGATGCAACCCATGCATCATCCGGAGCAGCTCTTCTTCTTCGCTCCGCTCACCTTGCTCTTCGCGTGGATTCCCATGCAACTGCGTGCAGGCATGATCACCGTCGGCTGGAGCACCCTCGGCCTGCTCACCTTCCTGGTCGCGCTTGCTGTGAAAGAGCGCAGCTTCCGGCTCGCTGGTCTCGGCGTGCTTCTCGTGGGACTGGGCAAGATCGTCGTCATCGACATCTGGAATGCTGCCCCCATGGACCGTTACATCACGCTGATTGTTATGGGCGCGGCCCTGCTGCTGGTCTCGTTCCTCTACTCCCGCTACCGCGAAACAATTCTGGAGCTGCTATGA
- a CDS encoding GntR family transcriptional regulator, translating into MQLVLSKDSDVPLRQQVADQIVLLITTGQLHAGDELPSVRALGRLSKVHHNTVSEAYQELVRRGWVTRRPGSRLVVGKALVRPAAGSQDLDDLINYSIQRARRMGYDLQALRLRVRERLLAEPPDHLLVVEQEAGLREIIRRELQDELGWPAHGCSYDTFAREPGLAIGAQVFVANHYVEAMKPFVSSARPPLGVVYSSAVEHIDRINRLEHPSIVSLVSVSEGVLRTAKSFFASAIGKKHVLQEVLATDESVPSLGDSDLTFCDSVTLGMVKSRNKVHYKLIAQDCFADLAASLG; encoded by the coding sequence ATGCAACTGGTGTTGAGTAAAGACAGCGATGTGCCACTACGACAGCAAGTTGCCGATCAGATTGTCTTACTCATAACGACAGGACAGTTGCATGCGGGCGATGAGCTGCCGAGCGTGCGTGCTTTAGGCAGGCTGAGCAAGGTTCATCACAACACGGTGAGCGAGGCGTATCAGGAACTGGTTCGCCGCGGTTGGGTCACACGGCGTCCGGGCAGCCGGCTGGTGGTGGGTAAGGCTCTGGTCCGGCCGGCGGCAGGGTCGCAGGATCTGGATGATCTGATCAACTACAGCATTCAACGGGCGCGCCGCATGGGGTATGACCTGCAGGCGTTGCGGCTACGCGTGCGCGAACGGTTGCTGGCAGAGCCTCCGGATCATTTGCTGGTGGTGGAGCAGGAGGCCGGGTTGCGAGAGATTATCCGGCGGGAGTTGCAGGATGAGTTAGGCTGGCCTGCGCATGGCTGTTCTTATGACACGTTTGCCAGAGAGCCGGGACTTGCCATTGGAGCGCAGGTTTTCGTTGCGAATCATTACGTGGAGGCGATGAAGCCATTTGTCTCTTCGGCGCGCCCGCCGCTTGGCGTGGTGTATTCCTCTGCGGTGGAGCATATCGACCGGATCAACCGGCTGGAGCATCCGTCGATCGTCTCGCTGGTATCGGTGAGTGAAGGGGTGCTTCGGACTGCGAAGAGCTTTTTCGCTTCCGCGATCGGGAAGAAGCATGTTCTGCAGGAAGTGCTGGCAACCGACGAGAGTGTGCCGAGCCTGGGCGACAGCGACCTGACCTTTTGCGACTCGGTGACGCTGGGCATGGTGAAATCGCGGAACAAGGTGCACTACAAATTGATTGCGCAGGATTGCTTTGCGGATCTGGCTGCGTCGCTTGGTTAG
- a CDS encoding M48 family metalloprotease gives MRRYVVLAFIAVAAIASIALVQHQQINTQPSAGTLLTATADAQHELTRVPATLDRMTDADEITLGNALAARTAASHHVTGDNSSRDAAVEAYLQTVGSRVASHARRKLPWTFHYISSPTFVNGFALPGGHVFVGEGLLQQMQSEDALAAVLGHEIEHVDLSHCAERAQTQATLHQLGSLGDIIGIPVELFMAGYTKQQELEADRDGTTLAVDAGYSYTGILQLFTAFARMEPKQNTTKAANPIDEAAHLSFSTLTGYFASHPPSTQRIAYIQEQAKAQGWKPQPVQPLHHTNRSPG, from the coding sequence ATGAGACGGTACGTTGTACTGGCATTCATTGCAGTCGCCGCAATCGCATCCATAGCGCTGGTGCAGCATCAGCAGATCAACACCCAGCCCAGTGCAGGAACATTGCTCACCGCCACTGCCGATGCGCAACACGAACTCACCCGCGTACCGGCAACGTTGGATCGCATGACAGACGCAGACGAGATAACCCTCGGCAATGCATTGGCAGCACGCACCGCGGCATCACACCACGTCACGGGAGACAATTCCTCCCGTGATGCTGCGGTGGAGGCATACCTCCAAACAGTAGGTTCGCGCGTTGCATCACACGCCCGCCGCAAACTGCCGTGGACCTTCCATTACATCTCGTCACCCACCTTCGTGAATGGCTTTGCATTGCCGGGGGGCCATGTCTTCGTCGGCGAAGGTTTATTGCAACAAATGCAAAGCGAAGACGCACTCGCAGCCGTACTCGGTCACGAAATCGAACACGTCGACCTCAGTCACTGCGCTGAACGTGCACAAACCCAGGCCACGCTTCACCAACTTGGATCACTCGGCGACATCATCGGTATTCCGGTCGAACTCTTTATGGCCGGATACACCAAGCAACAGGAACTCGAAGCAGATCGTGACGGTACCACCTTAGCCGTCGATGCTGGCTATAGCTACACCGGCATCCTGCAACTCTTCACAGCCTTCGCAAGGATGGAACCTAAGCAAAACACAACGAAGGCCGCAAATCCCATCGACGAAGCAGCACATCTCTCGTTTTCAACACTTACCGGCTATTTCGCATCCCACCCGCCCAGTACCCAGCGGATTGCATACATCCAGGAACAAGCAAAAGCACAGGGATGGAAGCCCCAGCCCGTCCAACCGCTGCACCACACAAATCGCTCGCCAGGATGA
- a CDS encoding DUF2393 family protein, with translation MEDEQKHTPFLTSAEPESTVSTKTWLIAASAVVLLIVIAAVATLRRTPVNTGAALPADANAASLPISDRSMSEATNGAGGKSTYLDGTITNNTSKTLTAATAQVSFATTDGTQPHRETTPLMLVRTRVPYVDLQMVSADPIKPGDHRDFRLIFESVPANWDVQPPVITITHAELR, from the coding sequence ATGGAAGATGAGCAGAAGCATACGCCTTTCCTTACGAGTGCGGAACCAGAAAGCACCGTTTCTACCAAGACATGGTTGATTGCGGCTAGCGCTGTCGTGCTTCTGATCGTGATTGCTGCTGTGGCGACGCTGCGGCGGACGCCGGTGAACACGGGGGCGGCGCTGCCCGCGGATGCGAATGCGGCTTCACTGCCGATCAGCGACCGTTCCATGTCTGAGGCGACCAACGGTGCGGGCGGCAAGTCGACCTATCTGGATGGGACCATCACCAACAACACCAGCAAGACCCTCACAGCGGCAACGGCGCAGGTGAGTTTTGCTACGACGGATGGAACACAGCCGCATCGTGAGACCACACCGCTGATGCTTGTCCGGACGCGCGTGCCTTACGTGGACCTCCAGATGGTTTCCGCCGATCCGATCAAGCCGGGCGACCATCGGGACTTCCGGCTGATCTTTGAATCGGTTCCAGCGAACTGGGACGTTCAGCCGCCGGTGATTACGATTACCCATGCGGAGCTGCGGTAG
- a CDS encoding sensor domain-containing diguanylate cyclase, which produces MNVGAHLSEENSRIRAWLSKAPPILLWSCIIVLFVGSVVPYVLSASTAFWWCRILLTAESLAAAYFCFRRFLTSDNAGRCLWMCLVIAASIRSCALVLEAVEEKIWKVPSHFTHPSDLLFFAWLLPLVLLLSVPTESEKDRFFYWASAIQIGLLLVLFSYFAFGGFRFLRPQTELNSGNKAFIAFLAAKFVIAIAAGLRWWSKPRSASVRQFFAVAFIATSVYAVTSLTYNLIAIFHPHASLHWTWLLSLAELTLIFLAVHLPPAHHNDSRSSTQDLLVSVLDHGAPVALPIAAGVMSVLIAPAYFFVSLAATSISLGVFAIQTIRVQVRYRESQSSMAALHTQLQDLALTDPLTGIGNRRGYDIHLVQAWEWAIQSTRSFALLVIDIDHFKILNDLFGHHEGDLCLRAVSHVLVSVSRNKRDYISRYGGEEFAFILHDVDADKAEKVATRICRAIEALQFRNKTPIGDIVTVSIGIAASCDANSPTELFQLADAALYQAKSTGRNRVSKSKSRLQIVPLPEAGQGVSSGYHLH; this is translated from the coding sequence ATGAACGTCGGAGCGCATCTGAGCGAGGAAAATTCGCGTATTCGGGCATGGCTTTCCAAAGCGCCGCCCATTCTGCTTTGGTCCTGCATCATTGTTCTATTCGTAGGATCGGTAGTCCCGTATGTCCTCTCCGCCTCAACTGCGTTTTGGTGGTGCAGGATACTGCTGACTGCAGAAAGCCTCGCCGCCGCGTATTTCTGCTTCCGCAGATTCCTCACCTCAGACAACGCTGGACGATGCCTCTGGATGTGCCTCGTCATCGCGGCTTCCATCCGCTCCTGCGCTCTGGTTCTTGAAGCCGTAGAAGAAAAGATATGGAAGGTCCCTTCTCATTTCACCCATCCGTCCGACCTTCTTTTCTTCGCATGGCTCCTGCCGCTCGTGTTGTTACTGAGCGTTCCAACAGAAAGCGAAAAGGATCGTTTTTTCTATTGGGCAAGTGCCATCCAGATTGGATTGTTATTAGTTCTTTTTTCTTATTTCGCCTTTGGCGGCTTCCGATTCCTCCGGCCACAAACAGAATTGAATTCCGGCAATAAGGCCTTCATCGCCTTCCTGGCAGCCAAGTTCGTCATTGCGATAGCCGCTGGCTTACGTTGGTGGAGCAAACCACGTTCAGCATCGGTGCGACAGTTCTTTGCGGTGGCATTTATTGCAACATCCGTCTATGCCGTAACCAGTCTGACTTACAACCTGATCGCGATTTTTCATCCGCACGCTTCGCTGCATTGGACATGGTTGTTATCTCTTGCGGAACTGACGCTCATCTTTCTCGCCGTGCACCTTCCACCCGCCCATCACAACGATTCGCGTTCTTCAACGCAGGATCTACTGGTCTCTGTTTTGGATCACGGTGCGCCCGTTGCTTTGCCTATCGCGGCCGGAGTCATGAGCGTACTGATTGCCCCCGCCTACTTCTTCGTTTCGTTAGCGGCTACCAGTATTTCCTTGGGCGTCTTCGCAATCCAGACCATTCGCGTGCAGGTTCGTTATCGCGAGAGTCAATCGAGCATGGCGGCGCTCCACACGCAGCTTCAAGACCTCGCACTGACTGACCCGCTCACTGGAATCGGAAACCGACGAGGCTATGACATCCACCTCGTTCAGGCATGGGAATGGGCAATTCAGTCAACGCGCTCATTCGCCCTGCTCGTGATCGACATCGATCACTTCAAGATATTGAATGACCTCTTCGGGCACCACGAAGGCGACTTATGCTTGCGCGCTGTGTCGCATGTCCTGGTCTCCGTCTCGCGCAATAAGCGCGACTACATATCAAGATACGGCGGTGAAGAATTCGCATTCATACTGCATGACGTCGATGCAGACAAAGCCGAAAAAGTAGCGACACGCATCTGCCGCGCCATTGAAGCATTGCAATTCAGAAATAAGACACCCATAGGAGATATCGTCACCGTCAGTATCGGTATCGCAGCCTCATGCGATGCCAACTCTCCCACCGAGTTATTCCAACTGGCCGATGCAGCTCTCTATCAAGCGAAGTCAACCGGAAGAAATCGCGTCTCCAAATCCAAAAGCCGTCTCCAAATCGTCCCGCTCCCAGAAGCCGGACAAGGCGTGAGCTCTGGTTACCATTTGCATTAA
- a CDS encoding OmpA family protein encodes MKKRNDLMKTATLSVSALLLTGVLAAPSYAQNSTDQAQAAATQTQAAPAAKQDAADNSSYSTGQPLQMQSKEGFWGHMNPLARKKWVKRQMDPVKDRVNELDQLQAKNANDIRDVDARATAGIKKASDSAALADQHATEAGTRADQANTTATTASTKTDALHGTVQNLDQYQTVESTPVAFAKGRTALGPKGKADLDEMADKLASEKGYIIEVQGYSRGGVQTSTAMADSVVRYLVTEKQVPIYRIYRSGMGKAKASTADGEQTVSNGVRVTLLHNSLASMDSPAVSSTGAPNNNVAGTAGSGSLQ; translated from the coding sequence ATGAAGAAGCGGAATGATCTGATGAAGACTGCGACCCTGTCGGTTTCGGCACTGCTACTGACAGGAGTTCTTGCTGCGCCTTCTTACGCGCAGAATTCGACCGACCAGGCACAGGCAGCTGCTACTCAAACCCAGGCTGCTCCTGCAGCTAAGCAGGATGCTGCCGATAACTCCAGTTACTCAACCGGCCAGCCTCTGCAGATGCAGTCGAAGGAAGGTTTCTGGGGTCATATGAACCCCCTGGCCCGCAAGAAGTGGGTAAAACGCCAGATGGATCCGGTCAAGGACCGTGTGAACGAGCTGGATCAGCTTCAGGCGAAGAACGCTAATGACATTCGCGACGTAGACGCTCGCGCTACCGCAGGCATCAAGAAGGCAAGCGATTCGGCTGCACTGGCCGACCAGCACGCCACCGAAGCCGGCACCCGCGCTGACCAGGCGAACACGACCGCAACGACTGCTTCGACCAAGACCGATGCTCTGCACGGAACGGTTCAGAACCTGGACCAGTACCAGACTGTGGAATCGACCCCGGTGGCATTCGCCAAGGGCCGCACCGCACTGGGACCGAAGGGCAAGGCTGATCTGGACGAGATGGCCGACAAGCTGGCCAGCGAGAAGGGCTACATCATCGAAGTGCAGGGTTACAGCCGCGGTGGTGTTCAGACCTCGACCGCAATGGCCGACTCGGTGGTTCGCTACCTCGTAACGGAGAAGCAGGTTCCGATCTATCGCATCTACCGCTCGGGCATGGGCAAGGCTAAGGCCTCCACTGCTGACGGTGAGCAGACTGTATCCAACGGCGTGCGTGTCACGCTGCTGCACAACAGCCTGGCGAGCATGGATAGCCCCGCAGTTTCATCCACGGGTGCTCCGAATAACAACGTGGCCGGAACTGCCGGTAGCGGATCGCTTCAGTAA